The following are encoded together in the Blautia obeum ATCC 29174 genome:
- the nikB gene encoding nickel ABC transporter permease, whose product MIKYIIKRLLQLIPILVGITFLSFAMMRLAGGDAVTYMYENAGSAVSQEVIDETRKEYGLDQPFLVQYAKWFAGMATGDMGKSYVSRRDVYETFIEKLPATIMLTISSVLLTMLIAIPLGILSAVQHNKWSDYLIRFLSFIGNSMPNFFVALVLMYFLSIKLGWFPVITTENKLQSLVLPTLTLAISMASKYTRQVRATILEELNKDYVAGAKARGVRGSVIIWKNVMKSSMLTIITLLALSIGSLLGGTTIVETIFMWDGVGKMAVDAITMRDYPIIQAYVAWMAIIYVVVNLITDIIYHYLDPRVRLGGDGA is encoded by the coding sequence ATGATTAAATATATTATTAAAAGGCTTCTTCAGTTGATTCCGATCTTAGTCGGGATCACTTTTTTGTCTTTTGCCATGATGCGTCTGGCAGGCGGCGATGCTGTCACGTATATGTATGAGAATGCAGGTTCGGCAGTTTCTCAGGAAGTGATTGACGAGACAAGAAAAGAATATGGTCTCGACCAGCCGTTTCTTGTTCAGTATGCAAAGTGGTTTGCGGGAATGGCAACTGGAGATATGGGAAAGAGTTACGTATCCAGGAGGGATGTCTATGAAACTTTCATAGAGAAACTTCCGGCGACGATCATGCTCACAATATCTTCTGTACTGCTTACAATGCTGATCGCAATTCCACTCGGCATTCTTTCAGCGGTACAGCATAATAAATGGAGCGATTACCTGATACGTTTCTTAAGTTTTATTGGAAATTCCATGCCAAATTTTTTTGTAGCACTGGTGTTGATGTATTTTCTTTCTATTAAACTGGGATGGTTTCCGGTTATTACAACAGAGAATAAATTACAGAGTCTGGTGCTTCCGACGCTGACGCTCGCAATCTCCATGGCATCCAAATATACCAGACAGGTGAGGGCAACGATCCTTGAAGAACTGAATAAGGACTATGTGGCCGGAGCAAAGGCAAGAGGTGTGAGAGGAAGTGTAATTATATGGAAGAATGTTATGAAATCTTCCATGCTCACGATCATTACCCTGCTGGCTTTATCAATAGGAAGCCTTTTGGGTGGAACCACGATTGTTGAAACAATTTTTATGTGGGATGGCGTTGGTAAAATGGCAGTAGATGCGATCACCATGCGAGACTATCCGATCATTCAGGCATATGTGGCATGGATGGCGATTATTTATGTGGTTGTAAATCTGATCACGGATATCATTTATCATTACCTGGATCCTCGAGTAAGATTAGGAGGTGACGGAGCATGA
- the nikC gene encoding nickel transporter permease: protein MRCINNTDKNVTVRKQKIRKNHVREKLIFFTILALILLLAAAFARKLCPYDPDVQDLLMAQKPPSAEHILGTDRYGRDMFSRVLVGSTTSIYATLLLVAIITVLGTVIGIICGWCGGILDTVLMRISDLFLAFPSLVFALAVAGVLGGGIQNAIIALAVIGWPKFARLARGLTLAQKDSPYLMAVRLSGSITPKIMFKHILPNIVGPILVTSVLDIGTMMMELAGLSFLGLGVQPPMAEWGSMINDGRSMLQISPWMVLAPGLAIFITVMIFNLLGDTLRDFMDPKERAKR, encoded by the coding sequence ATGAGATGTATAAATAACACAGATAAAAATGTTACTGTCCGAAAGCAGAAAATCCGCAAAAATCATGTCAGAGAAAAACTGATCTTTTTTACAATACTGGCACTGATCCTGCTTCTTGCAGCAGCTTTTGCCCGGAAACTCTGTCCATATGATCCGGATGTACAGGATCTTCTGATGGCACAGAAGCCACCCAGTGCAGAACATATACTGGGAACCGACCGTTATGGAAGAGATATGTTTTCGCGTGTACTGGTGGGAAGTACGACCAGTATTTATGCAACTCTGCTTCTTGTAGCAATCATTACTGTGCTTGGAACTGTGATTGGTATCATCTGCGGATGGTGCGGGGGAATCCTTGATACAGTGCTGATGCGTATATCCGATCTTTTTCTTGCATTCCCAAGTCTTGTTTTTGCTCTTGCAGTAGCAGGTGTACTCGGTGGTGGTATTCAGAATGCAATCATAGCTCTGGCGGTGATCGGCTGGCCAAAGTTTGCCAGACTTGCCCGGGGACTGACTCTTGCACAAAAAGATTCGCCGTATCTGATGGCAGTGAGACTGTCAGGAAGCATTACACCCAAGATTATGTTCAAACATATCTTACCGAATATTGTAGGTCCGATACTGGTCACATCTGTACTTGATATTGGAACTATGATGATGGAACTTGCAGGGCTTTCCTTCCTTGGACTTGGTGTACAGCCTCCGATGGCAGAGTGGGGAAGCATGATCAATGATGGAAGAAGTATGCTTCAGATATCACCATGGATGGTGCTTGCACCGGGACTTGCCATATTTATAACCGTTATGATATTTAATCTCCTTGGAGATACACTGAGAGATTTTATGGATCCAAAAGAAAGAGCAAAGAGATAA
- a CDS encoding ABC transporter substrate-binding protein, which yields MKKKLIAAILTGAMLVAGMSTGVWAESEKSFVYGTTGYSEEMGDAGLNPHDNYSGWSALRYGVGETLFKYNDNMEVEPWLATDYEFVDDTTVKITLRDGVKFSSGRTMDAEAVKECLEDLIAVHDRAPYDLKIDHIDADGLTLTIYTTEPCPAIINYLGDPYGAIIDMEYGIQGESGSANVAGTGPYVATNVTPTQIDLVKNKDYWGGDVKVDNITVKSFADGSALTAALQTGDIQGTYGLQYDNYPLFENNPDYTINSCATSRCFFGQFNMESELMQDQNIRKAVEMGIDKEGFCSVIMQGRGVPAKAAFPSSFSYGNDAVETVSYDPDGAKKLLEESGWTDTDGDGYVDKDGQKLSINWLTYPTRLEQPKLAEYAQATLKDIGIDVVVNNTSDHMTIAKSGDFDVYVSSTTTAPTGDPEYFFTSTVTGAKNYGKYQNEEVTKLTDQLHQTFDKDERAKLAVELQQDILDDDAFFFVSHLNMGIVTKSNVTGMAAHPCDYYEITADLDVE from the coding sequence ATGAAGAAGAAATTAATTGCAGCGATTCTTACAGGAGCAATGCTGGTGGCAGGAATGTCCACAGGTGTATGGGCAGAGAGTGAAAAGTCATTCGTGTATGGAACAACCGGATACAGCGAGGAGATGGGAGATGCCGGATTAAATCCACATGATAATTATTCCGGATGGAGTGCACTTCGTTATGGCGTTGGTGAAACCCTTTTCAAATACAATGACAACATGGAAGTAGAGCCGTGGCTGGCAACAGATTATGAATTTGTGGATGATACAACCGTAAAGATCACACTTCGTGACGGGGTAAAATTCTCCAGTGGACGCACTATGGATGCAGAGGCTGTCAAGGAATGTCTGGAAGATCTGATTGCAGTTCATGACCGTGCACCTTATGATCTGAAGATCGATCATATCGATGCAGACGGACTGACACTTACCATCTATACTACAGAACCATGCCCGGCAATCATCAATTATCTTGGCGATCCATATGGTGCGATCATTGATATGGAATATGGAATTCAGGGTGAGAGCGGCTCTGCAAATGTAGCTGGAACAGGTCCATATGTTGCGACAAATGTAACTCCTACCCAGATCGATCTGGTCAAAAATAAAGACTACTGGGGCGGCGATGTAAAGGTTGATAATATCACAGTAAAATCCTTTGCAGACGGAAGTGCGCTGACTGCAGCACTGCAGACAGGGGACATCCAGGGTACATATGGACTGCAGTATGATAACTATCCGTTGTTTGAAAATAATCCGGATTATACCATCAATTCCTGCGCGACCAGTCGCTGTTTCTTTGGACAGTTTAATATGGAATCAGAGCTTATGCAGGATCAGAATATCCGCAAGGCTGTTGAGATGGGAATCGATAAAGAAGGCTTCTGTTCTGTGATCATGCAGGGGCGTGGAGTGCCGGCCAAGGCAGCATTCCCGAGCAGCTTTTCTTATGGAAATGATGCAGTAGAAACTGTTTCCTATGATCCGGACGGAGCCAAGAAGCTTCTTGAAGAATCTGGATGGACAGACACTGACGGTGATGGATATGTAGACAAGGACGGACAGAAGCTCAGTATCAACTGGCTGACTTATCCGACCCGTCTGGAACAGCCGAAGCTTGCTGAGTATGCACAGGCTACGCTGAAAGATATCGGAATTGATGTAGTTGTAAACAATACATCTGACCACATGACAATTGCAAAGAGTGGAGATTTTGATGTATATGTAAGCTCAACAACTACAGCACCGACCGGTGATCCGGAATACTTCTTTACCAGTACAGTTACAGGTGCCAAAAACTATGGAAAATATCAGAATGAAGAAGTAACAAAGCTGACAGACCAGCTTCATCAGACTTTCGACAAAGATGAAAGAGCAAAGCTTGCAGTAGAACTCCAGCAGGATATCCTGGATGATGATGCATTCTTTTTCGTATCACATTTGAACATGGGAATCGTGACAAAATCAAATGTTACAGGAATGGCAGCACATCCATGCGATTACTATGAGATCACTGCTGACCTGGATGTAGAATAA
- a CDS encoding ABC transporter ATP-binding protein: protein MNSLLRVEHVTISYNGKPMVEDVSFEVKQGEILGIVGESGSGKSTIIKAIMGLLGEEGLVTRGDIWYKGENLTDMSEKKLRKLLGTEIGMVFQDCKAALCPVRTIGAQIYEAVSEHEKISKKEARKRAGEIMKKIGLDDSDRVLDSYPFELSGGMNQRVGICTAMILHPNLLLADEPTSALDVTVQKQVAEELLFMRKTYNTAMILVTHNIGVVRMMADRILVLQNGQAREYGETEAVLDHPKDPYTKKLMSSVLHLKRAENQEVR, encoded by the coding sequence ATGAATTCTTTGCTTCGTGTAGAGCATGTGACAATTTCTTATAATGGAAAACCAATGGTAGAGGATGTCAGCTTTGAAGTAAAGCAGGGCGAGATCCTTGGAATCGTGGGTGAGTCCGGAAGCGGCAAAAGTACGATCATAAAAGCAATCATGGGACTTCTGGGAGAAGAAGGTCTGGTTACAAGAGGCGATATCTGGTACAAAGGTGAAAATCTTACAGACATGAGCGAAAAAAAACTTCGTAAGCTTCTGGGAACAGAGATCGGAATGGTATTTCAGGACTGTAAAGCCGCATTATGTCCTGTACGGACGATTGGAGCACAGATATACGAAGCAGTGTCTGAACATGAGAAAATCAGCAAAAAGGAAGCACGGAAACGTGCAGGAGAGATTATGAAAAAAATCGGTCTGGATGACAGTGACCGTGTGCTGGACAGCTACCCGTTTGAACTTTCGGGTGGAATGAACCAAAGAGTGGGAATCTGTACGGCCATGATCCTGCATCCGAACCTGCTTCTTGCAGATGAGCCTACCAGTGCGCTGGATGTGACCGTGCAGAAGCAGGTGGCAGAAGAACTTCTGTTTATGCGCAAAACATACAATACCGCGATGATTCTTGTAACTCATAATATCGGTGTTGTAAGGATGATGGCAGACAGAATACTGGTGCTTCAGAACGGACAGGCAAGGGAGTATGGAGAAACTGAGGCTGTTCTGGATCATCCGAAAGATCCGTATACAAAGAAACTGATGAGTTCGGTGCTTCATCTGAAGCGGGCAGAGAATCAGGAGGTGCGTTGA
- a CDS encoding ABC transporter ATP-binding protein, with the protein MTDIILKAEHLKKVFISGKKSMTAVDDVSFELQRGECLGIVGESGSGKSTIAKMITHLEPVTGGQIFLDEKNITNAKGKELRDIYQDMQMVFQMPMESFDPRRTLGDGIGESLRNMGISRRETRERVENLLEKCGLEKEFADRYPHQVSGGQCQRAAIARALAVDPEILICDEATSALDVTVQKQILELLIELKEKENLSFLLICHDLALVQALCDKVLVLYHGKTVEYGSPDEIIDHPKMDYTKRLIESVL; encoded by the coding sequence ATGACAGACATTATCCTGAAAGCTGAGCATCTCAAAAAAGTATTTATATCAGGAAAAAAGTCCATGACTGCAGTGGATGATGTCAGCTTTGAACTGCAGCGAGGTGAATGCCTGGGAATCGTAGGCGAATCCGGCAGTGGCAAAAGTACGATCGCAAAAATGATCACACATCTTGAACCAGTTACAGGAGGTCAGATTTTCCTCGATGAAAAAAACATCACAAATGCAAAAGGCAAAGAACTGCGTGATATCTACCAGGACATGCAGATGGTTTTTCAGATGCCGATGGAATCGTTTGACCCGCGACGTACGCTGGGTGATGGAATTGGGGAAAGTCTCCGGAATATGGGGATAAGCCGCAGGGAAACTCGTGAAAGAGTGGAAAATCTTCTGGAAAAGTGCGGGTTGGAAAAGGAATTTGCTGACCGTTATCCTCATCAGGTCAGCGGAGGTCAGTGCCAGAGAGCTGCGATTGCCAGGGCTCTTGCAGTAGATCCGGAAATCCTGATTTGTGACGAAGCAACCAGTGCACTGGATGTAACCGTGCAGAAACAGATACTGGAACTTCTGATTGAACTGAAAGAGAAGGAAAATCTGTCATTTCTGCTGATCTGTCATGATCTTGCACTGGTACAGGCACTTTGTGACAAAGTTCTGGTTCTTTATCATGGAAAGACAGTAGAATACGGAAGTCCGGATGAGATCATTGATCATCCGAAAATGGATTATACGAAGAGACTGATTGAGTCGGTTTTATAG
- a CDS encoding DJ-1/PfpI family protein: MVVNVFLFDDFEVMDAFGPVEIFGRVPEHFYVRFISLRGGLITGKQEMKIWTEPLNPVEIEDIFLIPGGTGVKSFLHMEGENGQQLLKQAVEEASFCMMVQNASALLARTGLLFHRQVADYAYDENWKRMFTVGIDYIDGEKWISDGKYYSCSTTVAAMDMTLALISDNLDVSIAEKIAEEIGYSWDSSF; this comes from the coding sequence ATGGTAGTCAATGTTTTTCTGTTTGATGATTTTGAAGTGATGGATGCGTTTGGTCCGGTGGAGATTTTTGGGCGTGTACCGGAGCATTTCTATGTGCGTTTTATTTCTCTGCGCGGGGGTCTGATCACAGGAAAACAGGAAATGAAAATTTGGACAGAACCGCTGAATCCGGTGGAGATTGAGGATATTTTCCTGATCCCGGGCGGAACGGGAGTTAAGAGCTTTCTTCATATGGAGGGAGAAAATGGCCAGCAGCTGCTGAAACAGGCGGTGGAGGAGGCATCTTTTTGCATGATGGTTCAGAATGCCTCTGCGCTGTTGGCAAGGACGGGGCTTTTGTTCCACAGACAGGTGGCCGATTATGCGTATGATGAAAACTGGAAGAGGATGTTTACGGTTGGAATTGATTACATAGACGGTGAGAAATGGATTTCTGATGGAAAATATTATTCCTGTAGTACGACGGTGGCTGCAATGGATATGACGCTTGCTCTGATCAGTGATAATCTGGATGTTTCTATTGCAGAAAAGATTGCAGAAGAGATTGGATATTCCTGGGACAGCAGTTTCTGA
- the cbiM gene encoding cobalt transporter CbiM: MHIPENYLSPSTCAVMTAAMLPAWGYSINKIRTEIPKAKMPLLGIGAAFSFLGMMFNVPLPGGTTGHAVGGTLIAILTGSPAAGCISVSIALLIQALLFGDGGILAFGANCFNMAFVLPYLGFFLYQLLLKKTGKRKLSAAIGAYIGINAAAFCAAVEFGIQPLLFKNAAGQALYCPYPLSVSIPAMMVGHITLFGLAEIVLTVVVLTFVEKVSPAALNNVPDKSSFKPLYILIGVLIVLTPIGLLATGTAWGEWGVDEMATLVSGGAQLGYTPSGMESGFELSTLFPDYSMAGMPEWTGYILSAVVGVALLVIFFKIISSLMKDKVDFKKKAA; the protein is encoded by the coding sequence ATGCATATACCTGAGAACTATTTAAGTCCGTCAACATGTGCGGTAATGACGGCAGCCATGCTTCCGGCATGGGGATATTCGATCAATAAGATCAGAACGGAGATACCTAAGGCAAAGATGCCGTTACTGGGAATTGGTGCAGCATTTTCGTTTCTTGGAATGATGTTTAATGTACCGCTTCCGGGAGGTACGACAGGACATGCGGTAGGCGGAACTCTTATCGCAATTCTTACCGGCAGTCCGGCGGCCGGGTGCATATCGGTATCCATTGCGTTGCTGATCCAGGCACTGCTTTTTGGAGACGGTGGAATTCTTGCATTTGGAGCAAACTGTTTCAACATGGCTTTTGTACTGCCGTATCTGGGATTTTTCCTGTATCAGTTACTTCTGAAAAAGACAGGCAAGCGTAAACTCAGTGCAGCGATCGGTGCATATATAGGAATCAATGCAGCGGCATTCTGTGCAGCTGTTGAATTTGGTATCCAGCCATTGCTGTTTAAAAATGCAGCAGGTCAGGCGCTGTATTGTCCATATCCGTTAAGTGTGTCCATACCGGCAATGATGGTCGGACACATTACGTTATTTGGCCTGGCAGAGATTGTATTAACAGTAGTTGTATTGACTTTTGTAGAAAAAGTTTCACCTGCAGCACTGAACAATGTTCCGGATAAATCTTCGTTCAAACCACTGTACATATTAATTGGAGTACTTATCGTTCTGACACCGATCGGACTTCTCGCAACAGGTACTGCCTGGGGAGAATGGGGTGTGGATGAGATGGCGACACTTGTCAGTGGCGGCGCTCAGCTGGGATATACTCCGTCTGGTATGGAGAGTGGATTTGAGCTTTCAACACTGTTCCCGGATTATTCGATGGCAGGTATGCCGGAATGGACAGGATATATTCTGTCGGCAGTTGTTGGAGTAGCTCTTCTGGTAATTTTCTTCAAAATTATTTCTTCTCTTATGAAGGATAAAGTTGATTTTAAAAAGAAAGCAGCATAA
- a CDS encoding energy-coupling factor transporter transmembrane component T family protein, protein MNDYRTEKTEIPEWMCQQEEYTPSKDKEAFLTKSTKSVLSVLGKLRFHEGKDGRFSATPSLKLFYTLIYIILTASARNYLFVLIMCAAVTVRLALFPAAAIRQVLSETAGAVMISVFLLLPAVFMGNPQTLANITARVYVSVTLVGILSAGTSWNKLTASMRTFRIPSLFIFTLDITLKYISVLGEICVDILTSVGLRSVGKNPDKAKSFSGVLGITFLKSSEMAEEMYASMCCRGFTGEYQMSKKYRLCLQDVLGILMMVCGICLFLYLNVNM, encoded by the coding sequence ATGAACGATTACAGAACAGAAAAAACAGAAATTCCTGAATGGATGTGCCAGCAGGAAGAATATACTCCGTCGAAGGATAAAGAAGCATTTTTGACTAAGAGCACAAAGTCTGTTTTGTCTGTACTTGGAAAGCTAAGATTTCATGAAGGGAAGGATGGCAGATTTTCTGCTACTCCTTCTCTTAAATTATTTTATACGCTAATATATATTATACTGACAGCATCTGCGAGAAATTATTTATTTGTATTGATCATGTGTGCAGCAGTAACTGTCAGACTGGCACTTTTTCCGGCAGCAGCAATACGGCAGGTTTTAAGTGAAACAGCAGGTGCAGTAATGATTTCTGTGTTTCTTCTTTTGCCGGCAGTTTTTATGGGGAATCCTCAGACACTGGCGAATATTACAGCCAGGGTGTATGTATCGGTAACTTTGGTTGGAATATTGTCGGCTGGGACATCCTGGAATAAACTTACAGCCAGTATGCGAACTTTCCGGATTCCGTCACTGTTTATTTTTACACTGGATATTACGCTGAAATATATTTCTGTTCTTGGAGAAATCTGCGTGGATATTCTGACATCTGTCGGGCTCAGATCGGTGGGAAAAAACCCGGACAAGGCAAAATCTTTTTCCGGAGTACTTGGAATCACATTCCTGAAATCCAGTGAGATGGCAGAAGAAATGTATGCGTCTATGTGCTGCAGGGGATTCACAGGAGAATATCAGATGAGCAAGAAGTACAGACTTTGTTTGCAGGATGTTTTGGGTATTCTGATGATGGTGTGTGGTATTTGCCTGTTTTTATATTTGAATGTAAATATGTAG
- a CDS encoding energy-coupling factor ABC transporter ATP-binding protein — MITLEKVCFAYEHEVALRYVNLHIEKGESLVIQGPNGCGKSTLIKLLNGIIFPSEGHYLYKGHEITEKALKDRQFAKWFHQQMGYVFQNADTQLFCGSVEEEVAFGPIQMGLSEAEVRERTEDCLRLFGIEKLRERPPYHLSGGEKRKVSLACILSLNPEVLILDEPLAGLDEKTQDMLLDFLKNFHNAGKTLITITHNRQLAENLGTRFAVMNEEHELKVL; from the coding sequence ATGATCACACTTGAAAAAGTATGTTTTGCATATGAACATGAAGTTGCACTTCGATATGTGAATCTTCATATCGAAAAGGGAGAGTCACTGGTAATTCAGGGACCGAATGGATGCGGCAAATCAACGCTTATCAAATTATTGAACGGGATTATTTTTCCATCAGAAGGGCATTATTTATATAAAGGCCATGAGATTACAGAAAAAGCGCTGAAAGACAGGCAGTTTGCAAAGTGGTTTCACCAGCAGATGGGATATGTTTTTCAGAACGCGGATACACAGCTGTTTTGCGGAAGCGTGGAAGAGGAAGTTGCGTTTGGACCGATTCAGATGGGGCTTTCGGAGGCAGAAGTCAGGGAGAGAACAGAGGATTGTCTTCGTCTGTTTGGAATTGAAAAGCTTAGAGAAAGACCACCGTATCATCTGAGCGGAGGTGAGAAGCGAAAGGTTTCTCTTGCATGTATTCTTTCCCTGAATCCGGAGGTGTTGATCCTGGATGAGCCGCTTGCCGGTCTGGATGAGAAGACGCAGGATATGCTTCTGGATTTTCTTAAAAACTTTCATAATGCAGGAAAAACGCTGATCACGATCACACACAATCGCCAGCTTGCGGAAAATCTGGGAACGCGTTTTGCAGTTATGAATGAAGAGCATGAATTGAAAGTATTATAA
- the tnpA gene encoding IS200/IS605 family transposase, with the protein MENMDHNAHSVYLMYYHLIMVVKYRRKVINDPISERAKEIWEYIAPRYGIVLEEWNHDIDHVHVMFRAQPKTELSKFINAYKSASSRLLKKEYPEIREKLWKEAFWSQSFCLLTAGGAPVEVIRQYIETQGEKKN; encoded by the coding sequence ATGGAAAATATGGATCACAATGCACATTCAGTGTACTTGATGTATTATCACTTGATTATGGTGGTAAAATATCGAAGAAAAGTTATCAATGATCCAATTTCAGAAAGAGCAAAGGAAATATGGGAATATATTGCCCCACGGTATGGAATTGTTTTGGAAGAATGGAATCATGATATTGACCATGTGCATGTAATGTTTCGAGCACAGCCAAAAACAGAACTCAGTAAATTTATCAATGCTTATAAAAGTGCCAGCAGTAGGCTGCTGAAAAAAGAGTATCCGGAAATCCGGGAAAAACTTTGGAAAGAAGCATTCTGGAGCCAGAGTTTCTGCCTTTTGACGGCAGGAGGGGCGCCAGTAGAAGTGATCCGTCAATACATCGAAACCCAGGGAGAGAAAAAGAATTGA
- a CDS encoding RNA-guided endonuclease TnpB family protein — translation MNIAYRFRIYPTEEQKILLGKTFGCCRFLYNQMLNDKIQEYKKSKTMLKNTPAMYKKTYSFLKEVDSLALANVQLHLEKAYKNFFRDPKVGFPRFKSKHHSKNSYTTNVVNGNILVEGNRIRLPKLKWISMKKHREPAENCRLKSVTVSMESSGKYFASLLYEGYSCENQAADKDYSNAKILGIDYAMQGMAVFSEEIELEKAGFFRKNEKRLAREQRKLSRCVKGSHNYVRQKKKVARCHEKIRSQRRDYLHKLSRRIADQYDIVAVEDIDMKAMSQCLHFGKSVQDNGYGMFRNMLEYKLEWKGKELIKVDRFFPSSKKCSKCGKIKKELKLSERVYHCTCGNEMDRDRNAAINIREEARRMLAA, via the coding sequence TTGAACATAGCATATCGTTTCCGGATTTATCCAACAGAAGAACAGAAGATACTCCTTGGAAAAACATTTGGCTGCTGTCGTTTTCTGTACAACCAGATGCTTAATGACAAGATCCAGGAGTATAAAAAGTCAAAAACGATGTTAAAGAATACACCAGCTATGTATAAAAAAACGTATTCATTTCTGAAAGAAGTTGATTCGCTGGCTCTGGCAAATGTTCAGCTTCATCTGGAGAAAGCATATAAGAACTTTTTTCGTGATCCGAAGGTTGGATTTCCGCGTTTCAAGTCAAAACATCATTCCAAAAACAGCTACACAACAAATGTGGTCAACGGAAATATTCTGGTAGAAGGTAACCGGATCCGGCTTCCGAAATTAAAATGGATCTCCATGAAAAAACACAGGGAGCCTGCAGAAAACTGTCGTCTGAAATCAGTGACAGTCAGTATGGAGTCATCTGGAAAGTATTTTGCAAGCCTGCTGTATGAAGGATACAGCTGCGAAAACCAAGCAGCAGATAAGGATTACAGCAATGCAAAAATACTGGGGATTGATTATGCGATGCAGGGGATGGCAGTGTTTTCAGAAGAGATCGAGCTTGAAAAAGCAGGGTTCTTCAGAAAAAATGAAAAAAGGCTGGCAAGGGAACAGCGTAAACTGTCAAGATGTGTAAAAGGGAGCCACAATTATGTGCGGCAGAAAAAGAAAGTTGCCAGATGTCATGAAAAAATACGCAGCCAGAGAAGAGATTATCTGCATAAACTGAGCCGCAGGATCGCAGACCAATACGATATAGTTGCGGTAGAAGATATTGATATGAAAGCGATGAGCCAGTGTCTGCATTTTGGGAAAAGTGTACAGGATAATGGATACGGGATGTTCCGGAATATGCTGGAATATAAGCTTGAATGGAAGGGAAAAGAATTAATAAAGGTAGACCGCTTTTTCCCTTCAAGCAAAAAATGCAGTAAATGCGGAAAGATAAAAAAAGAGCTGAAATTATCCGAAAGAGTTTATCACTGTACGTGTGGGAATGAGATGGATAGAGATCGAAATGCAGCAATCAACATCCGCGAAGAGGCAAGAAGGATGCTGGCAGCATAA
- a CDS encoding beta-ketoacyl-ACP synthase III produces MNKEQTLTGVIRGTGACVPKRVMDNDEIAGFVETSDEWIRERTGVERRHIAEEETTVSMAVEAGRQAVEEAGISPEEIDMILVATGSADRVFPCTACQVQEALGALGAVGFDLNAACSGFLFAYNTAQAYIASGIYRTILIIGSESLSRIVDWTDRGTCILFGDGAGAVLLQAKEGKSYQPVSHSDGRGGPALTGPGVLGRARSIDQDPKETKTEYITMNGKDVFQFAVRKVPQVIQEVLERNELFLEDIDWFVLHQANARIVDAVARRLRLDIGKFPMNLQDYGNTSSASIPILLNELNREGVLKKGQKLVLAGFGAGLSWGASVLDWDITE; encoded by the coding sequence ATGAATAAAGAACAGACCTTAACCGGTGTCATCCGCGGAACGGGAGCCTGTGTTCCAAAGCGAGTCATGGATAATGACGAGATTGCTGGTTTTGTTGAGACCAGTGATGAGTGGATCCGGGAGCGGACAGGTGTGGAACGGCGTCATATAGCAGAAGAGGAAACAACTGTTTCCATGGCTGTTGAGGCCGGTCGCCAAGCAGTCGAAGAGGCCGGAATCTCACCGGAAGAAATCGATATGATCCTGGTGGCTACCGGCTCAGCTGACCGGGTTTTTCCATGTACAGCCTGCCAGGTACAGGAGGCTCTTGGAGCTTTGGGTGCCGTTGGATTTGATCTCAATGCTGCATGCAGTGGATTTCTTTTCGCTTACAATACAGCGCAGGCGTACATAGCATCTGGAATCTACCGTACGATTCTGATCATTGGAAGCGAGAGTCTTTCACGCATTGTTGACTGGACTGACCGTGGAACCTGCATCTTGTTTGGAGATGGAGCCGGAGCGGTTCTTCTTCAGGCGAAGGAAGGAAAAAGCTATCAGCCGGTTTCACATTCCGATGGACGAGGCGGACCGGCATTGACCGGACCGGGAGTGCTTGGAAGAGCACGCAGTATTGATCAGGATCCAAAAGAAACAAAAACAGAATACATTACCATGAATGGCAAGGATGTTTTCCAGTTTGCAGTCCGCAAGGTTCCGCAGGTGATACAGGAAGTCCTTGAGCGAAACGAGCTTTTCCTTGAGGATATCGACTGGTTTGTTCTTCATCAGGCAAACGCGCGAATCGTAGATGCGGTTGCAAGGCGACTTCGTCTGGATATTGGAAAATTTCCAATGAATCTTCAGGATTATGGAAATACCTCATCCGCGAGCATTCCGATTCTGCTGAATGAACTGAATCGAGAAGGTGTCCTGAAAAAGGGACAGAAACTGGTCCTGGCAGGATTTGGAGCAGGATTATCCTGGGGAGCCAGCGTGCTGGACTGGGACATCACGGAGTGA